In Arthrobacter sp. CJ23, the genomic window ACCATCGGCGGAACAACGGACCACGCTTCCTGCGCCACCTTCATTGACACCACTGCCATGGGCGGGCTTCCCAAGGTCCTGGCCCATGTTGGCGCCTGCCAGCGTGCGGAGTGCATCCACAACGAGCACCTCATGTGCGAGGCCCACGACGTCAAGATCGGCCCCGGTGCCGAGGCGGCCGACTGCCTGACGTACGAGCACGCCTGACACGAGCCAGAACAACAAACCAGAACACGATCCGCAATAGCGGGCACGCTTCCTCCCGACGAGGGCGTGCCCGCTTTTGCGTGCCCGAGGCACCCCGCGCACATCTGACGCCTCGTGGGTGCAGTCTGCGCCAAGAAATCACTTTGTTGCATGTTGCTCTGGAAATGTGATCGTCGGCGCCCTATGGTTGTAGGACGTTCGATGTGGCACGTAACACAATATCGCCGCAAGGCTCCGAGCCACTCGTTCGATCCCCGCAAGGCCGCCCAGCGCGGTACTACGAAAGGACGCTGGATCTTGAAATCCAAACGCACGCACTCCGGGCTTGCCACCGCCTGCCGCACTGCGGCCGCCGGTGCCCTGAGCCTCGGTCTTCTGGCCGGGCTTGGTCTGCCGGCCACCGCCGCCCCGATCCCGCCGAACAACCCGGCCGCGGCGCCCGGCGTCTTCACCGAGACCAACATCGGTGCCGACCGCACGGCTGGCAATTTCTTCTACCGGATTCCGGCCCTGGCGTACCTGGGCAACGACGTGGTGCTCGCCTCCTGGGACGGCCGTCCTGGCAGCGCAGCCGATGCGCCGAACGCCAACTCGATCGTGCAGCGACGCAGCACCGACGGCGGCCAGACCTGGGGTCCCGTGCAGGTCATCGCCGCAGGCCACGTGGGCGACGCCACCGGAGCGAAGTACGGCTACAGCGACCCGTCCTACATCCACGACGCGGAGGCCGGCAAGGTCTTCGCGTTGTTCGTGTACTCCAAGGACCAGGGCTTCTTCGGCAGCCAGTTCGGCAACGACGACGCCGACCGCAACGTGATCTCCTCCGCCGTGATCGAATCCTCCGACGGCGGCGTCACCTGGAGCCAGCCGCGCCTCATCACCAGCGTCACCAAGCCGGGCGCCAGCAAGACCAGCCCGGTGGCCGGTGACGTCCGCTCCAACTTCGCCTCCTCCGGCGAAGGCATCCAGCTCAAATACGGCCAGTACAAGGGCCGCCTGGTCCAGCAGTACGCCGGCGACGTCCGCCAGGCCGATGGCACCAACAAGATCCAGGCCTACAGCGTCTACTCGGACGATCACGGCGCCACCTGGCACAAGGGCGCCAACGTGGGCGACCGCATGGACGAGAACAAGACCGTGGAGCTCTCCGACGGCCGCGTGCTGCTGAACTCGCGCGACAATGCCAACCAGGGCTACCGCAAGGTGGCCGTCTCCACCGACGGCGGGGCCACGTACGGCCCGGTCACGCAGGACACCGAACTGCCGGACCCGGCGAACAACGGTGCCATCGCCCGCATGTTCCCGGCTGCGGAACCGGGTTCGGCCGATGCCAAGAAGCTCATCTTCACCAACTCCAACTCCAAGACCGGCCGTGAAAACGTCTCCGCCCGCGTCTCCTGCGACGACGGCGCCACCTGGCCCGGCGTCCGCACCATCCGTTCCGGCTTCTCCGCCTACTCCACCGTGACCCGGCTGGAAGACGGCACGTTCGGCGTGCTGTACGAGGGCAACTACACGGACAACATCCAGTTCGCGAAGTTCGACGACGCGTGGCTGAACTACGCCTGCGCCCCGCTGTCCGTGCCGGCCCTCACCACCGCGCCCGGCGCCACCAAGCAGGCAGCCGTCACGGTCGCCAACCAGGAAGCCACCATCCTTTCCGGCGCCAACGCCACGGTCTACACGCCCACCGGCTGGACCGCTACCACGGTTCCCGTCCCCGACGTCGCA contains:
- a CDS encoding DUF1540 domain-containing protein; its protein translation is MTEHVAEVSACSVGSCGFNHHGCTAFGITIGGTTDHASCATFIDTTAMGGLPKVLAHVGACQRAECIHNEHLMCEAHDVKIGPGAEAADCLTYEHA